A section of the Capra hircus breed San Clemente chromosome 23, ASM170441v1, whole genome shotgun sequence genome encodes:
- the VARS gene encoding valine--tRNA ligase isoform X2: MSILYVSPHPDAFPSLRALIAARYGEAGEGPGWGGAHPRVSLQPPPASRTPFPPPRLPALEQGPGGLWVWGATAVSQLLWPAGLGGPGGSRAAVLVQQWVSYADTELIPAACGATLPALGLRSSAQDPQAALAALGRALSPLEEWLRLHTYLAGEAPTLADLAAVTALLLPFRYVLDPAARRIWGNVTRWFITCVQQPEFRAVLGEVVLYSGARSLSQQPGIAESMGQELGDGSEVPAPPKTAAQLKKEAKKREKLEKFQQKQKVQQQQPPPGEKKPKPEKREKRDPGVITYDLPTPPGEKKDVSGTMPDSYSPQYVEAAWYPWWEQQGFFRPEYGRSSVSAPNPRGIFMMCIPPPNVTGSLHLGHALTNSIQDSLTRWHRMRGETTLWNPGCDHAGIATQVVVEKKLWREQGLSRHQLGREAFLQEVWKWKEEKGDRIYHQLKKLGSSLDWNRACFTMDPKLSAAVTEAFVRLHEEGVIYRSTRLVNWSCTLNSAISDIEVDKKELTGRTLLSVPGYKEKVEFGVLVSFAYKVQGSDSDDEVVVATTRIETMLGDVAVAVHPKDPRYQHLKGKSVIHPFVSRSLPIVFDDFVDMEFGTGAVKITPAHDQNDYEVGQRHGLEAVSIMDARGALVNVPPPFLGLPRFEARKAVLAALKEQGLFRGIEDNPMVVPLCNRSKDVVEPLLRPQWYVRCGEMAQAASAAVTRGDLRILPEAHQRTWHAWMDNIRDWCISRQLWWGHRIPAYFITVNDPAVPPGEDPDGRYWVSGRTEAEAREKAAKEFGVSPDKISLQQDEDVLDTWFSSGLFPFSILGWPNQSEDLSVFYPGTLLETGHDILFFWVARMVMLGLKLTGKLPFKEVYLHAIVRDAHGRKMSKSLGNVIDPLDVIHGVSLQGLHDQLLNSNLDPSEVEKAKEGQKADFPTGIPECGTDALRFGLCAYTSQGRDINLDVNRILGYRHFCNKLWNATKFALRGLGKGFVPSPTSEPGGHESLVDRWIRSRLTEAVRLSNQGFQAYDFPAVTTAQYSFWLYELCDVYLECLKPVLNGVDLVAAECARQTLYTCLDVGLRLLSPFMPFVTEELFQRLPRRTPQAPPSLCVTAYPEPSECSWKDPEAEAAFELALSITRAVRSLRADYNLTRIRPDCFLEVADEATGALASAVSGYVQTLASAGIVAVLALGASAPQGCAVALASDRCSVHLQLQGLVDPARELGKLQAKRDEAQRQAQRLRERRAASGYTVKVPLKVQEADEAKLQQTEAELRKVDEAIALFQKML, from the exons ATGTCCATTCTGTACGTCTCTCCTCACCCCGATGCCTTCCCCAGCCTCCGAGCCCTCATAGCTGCTCGCTACGGGGAAGCTGGGGAGGGTCCGGGATGGGGAGGAGCCCACCCCCGCGTCAGTCTCCAGCCGCCCCCCGCCAGCCGGACTCCTTTTCCTCCACCCCGTCTGCCTGCCCTGGAACAGGGTCCCGGTGGGCTCTGGGTGTGGGGGGCCACGGCTGTGTCCCAGCTGCTGTGGCCAGCAGGTCTGGGGGGTCCCGGGGGTAGTCGGGCAGCCGTCCTGGTCCAACAGTGGGTCAGTTACGCTGACACCGAGCTAATACCAGCTGCCTGTGGGGCTACGCTGCCGGCCTTGGGACTCCGAAGCTCGGCCCAAGACCCCCAG GCTGCACTGGCGGCCCTGGGCAGAGCCCTGAGCCCCTTGGAAGAGTGGCTTCGACTGCACACCTACCTGGCCGGGGAGGCCCCGACTCTGGCTGACCTGGCAGCTGTCACAGCCTTGCTGCTGCCTTTCCGTTAT GTCCTGGACCCCGCTGCCCGCCGGATCTGGGGTAATGTGACTCGCTGGTTTATCACATGTGTTCAGCAGCCAGAATTCCGGGCCGTACTGGGAGAGGTGGTTCTGTATTCAGGGGCCAGGTCTCTCTCCCAACAGCCAG gAATAGCAGAATCAATGGGACAGGAGCTGGGGGATG GCTCTGAGGTCCCTGCACCCCCAAAGACAGCTGCTCAACTCAAGAAAGAGGCAAAGAAACGGGAGAAACTAGAGAAATTCCAGCAGAAGCAGAAGGTCCAACAGCAGCAGCCACCCCCTGGGGAG AAGAAACCAAAaccagagaagagggagaaacgAGATCCTGGGGTCATTACCTACGATCTCCCGACCCCACCTGGGGAAAAGAAAG ATGTCAGTGGCACCATGCCTGACTCCTACAGCCCTCAGTACGTGGAGGCTGCCTGGTACCCTTGGTGGGAGCAGCAGGGCTTCTTCAGGCCTGAGTATGGG CGTTCCAGCGTGTCAGCACCAAACCCCCGGGGCATCTTCATGATGTGCATCCCACCCCCCAACGTGACAGGCTCCCTGCACCTGGGCCATGCGCTCACCAACTCGATCCAGGACTCCCTGACCCGCTG GCACCGCATGCGTGGAGAGACCACCCTGTGGAATCCTGGCTGTGACCACGCGGGCATTGCCACCcaggtggtggtggagaagaaacTCTGGCGCGAGCAAGGGCTGAGTCGGCACCAGCTGGGGCGAGAGGCTTTCCTGCAGGAGGTCTGGAAGTGGAAGGAGGA GAAAGGTGACCGGATTTACCACCAGCTGAAGAAGCTTGGCAGCTCCTTGGACTGGAATCGAGCCTGTTTCACCATGGATCCT AAACTGTCAGCAGCTGTGACAGAGGCCTTTGTACGGCTCCACGAGGAGGGAGTCATTTACCGCAGCACACGCCTTGTCAACTGGTCCTGCACCCTCAACTCTGCCATCTCCGACATCGAG GTGGATAAGAAGGAGCTGACAGGTCGTACCCTGCTCTCCGTGCCTGGCTACAAAGAGAAGGTGGAGTTTGGGGTCCTCGTCTCCTTTGCTTACAAGGTCCAAGGCTCAG ACAGCGACGACGAGGTGGTAGTGGCAACCACTCGGATCGAGACGATGCTGGGAGATGTGGCTGTAGCTGTGCACCCCAAAGACCCCAGATACCAG CACCTGAAGGGCAAGAGCGTGATCCACCCATTTGTGTCTCGGAGCCTCCCCATTGTCTTTGATGACTTTGTGGACATGGAGTTCGGCACAG GCGCGGTGAAGATCACCCCCGCCCACGACCAGAATGACTATGAGGTTGGGCAGCGGCACGGGCTGGAGGCCGTCAGCATCATGGACGCCCGTGGGGCCCTCGTCAACGTGCCCCCACCTTTCCTG GGCCTGCCCAGgtttgaggccaggaaggcagtgCTGGCAGCGCTCAAGGAGCAGGGGCTGTTCCGCGGCATTGAGGACAACCCCATGGTGGTGCCACTTTGCAA CCGCTCCAAGGACGTGGTGGAGCCTCTGCTGCGGCCGCAGTGGTACGTGCGCTGTGGGGAGATGGCTCAGGCTGCCAGTGCTGCTGTGACACGGGGTGACCTCCGTATCCTGCCGGAGGCCCATCAGCGGACGTGGCATGCCTGGATGGACAATATCCG GGACTGGTGTATCTCCCGGCAGCTGTGGTGGGGCCATCGCATCCCAGCCTACTTCATCACTGTCAACGACCCTGCCGTGCCCCCAGGGGAG GACCCTGACGGGCGGTACTGGGTGAGTGGGCGCACTGAGGCCGAGGCCCGGGAGAAGGCAGCCAAGGAGTTCGGCGTGTCCCCTGACAAGATCAGTCTCCAGCAAG ATGAAGATGTACTGGATACCTGGTTCTCCTCTggcctcttccccttctccatccTAGGCTGGCCCAACCAG TCAGAAGATCTGAGTGTGTTCTACCCGGGGACGCTGCTGGAGACAGGCCATGACATCCTCTTCTTCTGGGTGGCCAGGATGGTCATGCTCGGCCTCAAGCTCACTGGCAAGCTGCCCTTCAAAGAG GTCTACCTCCATGCCATCGTGCGGGACGCCCACGGCCGGAAGATGAGCAAGTCTCTAGGCAACGTCATTGACCCCCTGGACGTTATCCATGGGGTCTCCCTGCAG GGCCTCCACGACCAGTTACTGAACAGCAACCTGGATCCCAGCGAGgtggagaaagcaaaagagggGCAG AAGGCAGATTTCCCTACGGGGATCCCCGAGTGTGGCACCGATGCGCTCCGGTTTGGACTGTGCGCCTACACGTCCCAGG GCCGTGACATCAACCTGGATGTGAACCGGATATTGGGGTACCGCCATTTCTGCAACAAGCTCTGGAACGCCACCAAGTTTGCCCTCCGTGGCCTTGGGAAGGGTTTCGTGCCCTCACCCACGTCCGAG CCTGGAGGCCACGAGAGCCTGGTGGACCGCTGGATCCGCAGCCGGCTGACCGAAGCTGTGAGGCTCAGCAACCAAGGTTTCCAGGCCTACGACTTCCCGGCTGTCACCACCGCCCAGTACAGCTTCTGGCTCTACGAGCTCTGTGATGTCTACCTG GAGTGCCTGAAGCCTGTGCTGAATGGGGTAGACCTAGTGGCAGCCGAATGCGCCCGCCAGACCCTCTACACCTGCCTGGACGTGGGCCTGCGGCTACTCTCACCCTTCATGCCCTTCGTGACCGAGGAGCTGTTCCAGCGGCTGCCCCGGCGGACACCACAAGCTCCCCCTAGCCTATGCGTCACCGCCTACCCAGAGCCCTCGGAG tGCTCCTGGAAGGACCCTGAGGCAGAAGCTGCCTTCGAGCTGGCCCTGAGCATCACTCGAGCCGTGCGCTCCCTGCGTGCTGACTACAACCTCACCCGGATCAGGCCCGACT GTTTCCTGGAAGTGGCTGacgaggccacaggtgccctggCATCGGCGGTGTCGGGCTACGTGCAGACGCTGGCCAGCGCGGGGATCGTGGCCGTCCTGGCGCTGGGGGCTTCTGCACCCCAGGGCTGCGCTGTGGCTCTGGCCTCTGACCGCTGCTCCGTCCACCTGCAGCTGCAGGGGCTAGTAGACCCAGCCCGGGAGCTGGGCAAACTGCAGGCCAAGCGTGATGAGGCGCAGCGGCAGGCCCAGCGTCTGCGGGAGCGCCGCGCCGCCTCAGGCTACACTGTCAAGGTGCCCCTCAAAGTTCAGGAGGCAGATGAAGCCAAG CTCCAGCAGACAGAAGCAGAGCTCAGGAAGGTTGATGAGGCCATTGCCCTATTTCAGAAGATGCTGTGA
- the VARS gene encoding valine--tRNA ligase isoform X1, whose protein sequence is MSILYVSPHPDAFPSLRALIAARYGEAGEGPGWGGAHPRVSLQPPPASRTPFPPPRLPALEQGPGGLWVWGATAVSQLLWPAGLGGPGGSRAAVLVQQWVSYADTELIPAACGATLPALGLRSSAQDPQAALAALGRALSPLEEWLRLHTYLAGEAPTLADLAAVTALLLPFRYVLDPAARRIWGNVTRWFITCVQQPEFRAVLGEVVLYSGARSLSQQPGIAESMGQELGDGSEVPAPPKTAAQLKKEAKKREKLEKFQQKQKVQQQQPPPGEQKKPKPEKREKRDPGVITYDLPTPPGEKKDVSGTMPDSYSPQYVEAAWYPWWEQQGFFRPEYGRSSVSAPNPRGIFMMCIPPPNVTGSLHLGHALTNSIQDSLTRWHRMRGETTLWNPGCDHAGIATQVVVEKKLWREQGLSRHQLGREAFLQEVWKWKEEKGDRIYHQLKKLGSSLDWNRACFTMDPKLSAAVTEAFVRLHEEGVIYRSTRLVNWSCTLNSAISDIEVDKKELTGRTLLSVPGYKEKVEFGVLVSFAYKVQGSDSDDEVVVATTRIETMLGDVAVAVHPKDPRYQHLKGKSVIHPFVSRSLPIVFDDFVDMEFGTGAVKITPAHDQNDYEVGQRHGLEAVSIMDARGALVNVPPPFLGLPRFEARKAVLAALKEQGLFRGIEDNPMVVPLCNRSKDVVEPLLRPQWYVRCGEMAQAASAAVTRGDLRILPEAHQRTWHAWMDNIRDWCISRQLWWGHRIPAYFITVNDPAVPPGEDPDGRYWVSGRTEAEAREKAAKEFGVSPDKISLQQDEDVLDTWFSSGLFPFSILGWPNQSEDLSVFYPGTLLETGHDILFFWVARMVMLGLKLTGKLPFKEVYLHAIVRDAHGRKMSKSLGNVIDPLDVIHGVSLQGLHDQLLNSNLDPSEVEKAKEGQKADFPTGIPECGTDALRFGLCAYTSQGRDINLDVNRILGYRHFCNKLWNATKFALRGLGKGFVPSPTSEPGGHESLVDRWIRSRLTEAVRLSNQGFQAYDFPAVTTAQYSFWLYELCDVYLECLKPVLNGVDLVAAECARQTLYTCLDVGLRLLSPFMPFVTEELFQRLPRRTPQAPPSLCVTAYPEPSECSWKDPEAEAAFELALSITRAVRSLRADYNLTRIRPDCFLEVADEATGALASAVSGYVQTLASAGIVAVLALGASAPQGCAVALASDRCSVHLQLQGLVDPARELGKLQAKRDEAQRQAQRLRERRAASGYTVKVPLKVQEADEAKLQQTEAELRKVDEAIALFQKML, encoded by the exons ATGTCCATTCTGTACGTCTCTCCTCACCCCGATGCCTTCCCCAGCCTCCGAGCCCTCATAGCTGCTCGCTACGGGGAAGCTGGGGAGGGTCCGGGATGGGGAGGAGCCCACCCCCGCGTCAGTCTCCAGCCGCCCCCCGCCAGCCGGACTCCTTTTCCTCCACCCCGTCTGCCTGCCCTGGAACAGGGTCCCGGTGGGCTCTGGGTGTGGGGGGCCACGGCTGTGTCCCAGCTGCTGTGGCCAGCAGGTCTGGGGGGTCCCGGGGGTAGTCGGGCAGCCGTCCTGGTCCAACAGTGGGTCAGTTACGCTGACACCGAGCTAATACCAGCTGCCTGTGGGGCTACGCTGCCGGCCTTGGGACTCCGAAGCTCGGCCCAAGACCCCCAG GCTGCACTGGCGGCCCTGGGCAGAGCCCTGAGCCCCTTGGAAGAGTGGCTTCGACTGCACACCTACCTGGCCGGGGAGGCCCCGACTCTGGCTGACCTGGCAGCTGTCACAGCCTTGCTGCTGCCTTTCCGTTAT GTCCTGGACCCCGCTGCCCGCCGGATCTGGGGTAATGTGACTCGCTGGTTTATCACATGTGTTCAGCAGCCAGAATTCCGGGCCGTACTGGGAGAGGTGGTTCTGTATTCAGGGGCCAGGTCTCTCTCCCAACAGCCAG gAATAGCAGAATCAATGGGACAGGAGCTGGGGGATG GCTCTGAGGTCCCTGCACCCCCAAAGACAGCTGCTCAACTCAAGAAAGAGGCAAAGAAACGGGAGAAACTAGAGAAATTCCAGCAGAAGCAGAAGGTCCAACAGCAGCAGCCACCCCCTGGGGAG CAGAAGAAACCAAAaccagagaagagggagaaacgAGATCCTGGGGTCATTACCTACGATCTCCCGACCCCACCTGGGGAAAAGAAAG ATGTCAGTGGCACCATGCCTGACTCCTACAGCCCTCAGTACGTGGAGGCTGCCTGGTACCCTTGGTGGGAGCAGCAGGGCTTCTTCAGGCCTGAGTATGGG CGTTCCAGCGTGTCAGCACCAAACCCCCGGGGCATCTTCATGATGTGCATCCCACCCCCCAACGTGACAGGCTCCCTGCACCTGGGCCATGCGCTCACCAACTCGATCCAGGACTCCCTGACCCGCTG GCACCGCATGCGTGGAGAGACCACCCTGTGGAATCCTGGCTGTGACCACGCGGGCATTGCCACCcaggtggtggtggagaagaaacTCTGGCGCGAGCAAGGGCTGAGTCGGCACCAGCTGGGGCGAGAGGCTTTCCTGCAGGAGGTCTGGAAGTGGAAGGAGGA GAAAGGTGACCGGATTTACCACCAGCTGAAGAAGCTTGGCAGCTCCTTGGACTGGAATCGAGCCTGTTTCACCATGGATCCT AAACTGTCAGCAGCTGTGACAGAGGCCTTTGTACGGCTCCACGAGGAGGGAGTCATTTACCGCAGCACACGCCTTGTCAACTGGTCCTGCACCCTCAACTCTGCCATCTCCGACATCGAG GTGGATAAGAAGGAGCTGACAGGTCGTACCCTGCTCTCCGTGCCTGGCTACAAAGAGAAGGTGGAGTTTGGGGTCCTCGTCTCCTTTGCTTACAAGGTCCAAGGCTCAG ACAGCGACGACGAGGTGGTAGTGGCAACCACTCGGATCGAGACGATGCTGGGAGATGTGGCTGTAGCTGTGCACCCCAAAGACCCCAGATACCAG CACCTGAAGGGCAAGAGCGTGATCCACCCATTTGTGTCTCGGAGCCTCCCCATTGTCTTTGATGACTTTGTGGACATGGAGTTCGGCACAG GCGCGGTGAAGATCACCCCCGCCCACGACCAGAATGACTATGAGGTTGGGCAGCGGCACGGGCTGGAGGCCGTCAGCATCATGGACGCCCGTGGGGCCCTCGTCAACGTGCCCCCACCTTTCCTG GGCCTGCCCAGgtttgaggccaggaaggcagtgCTGGCAGCGCTCAAGGAGCAGGGGCTGTTCCGCGGCATTGAGGACAACCCCATGGTGGTGCCACTTTGCAA CCGCTCCAAGGACGTGGTGGAGCCTCTGCTGCGGCCGCAGTGGTACGTGCGCTGTGGGGAGATGGCTCAGGCTGCCAGTGCTGCTGTGACACGGGGTGACCTCCGTATCCTGCCGGAGGCCCATCAGCGGACGTGGCATGCCTGGATGGACAATATCCG GGACTGGTGTATCTCCCGGCAGCTGTGGTGGGGCCATCGCATCCCAGCCTACTTCATCACTGTCAACGACCCTGCCGTGCCCCCAGGGGAG GACCCTGACGGGCGGTACTGGGTGAGTGGGCGCACTGAGGCCGAGGCCCGGGAGAAGGCAGCCAAGGAGTTCGGCGTGTCCCCTGACAAGATCAGTCTCCAGCAAG ATGAAGATGTACTGGATACCTGGTTCTCCTCTggcctcttccccttctccatccTAGGCTGGCCCAACCAG TCAGAAGATCTGAGTGTGTTCTACCCGGGGACGCTGCTGGAGACAGGCCATGACATCCTCTTCTTCTGGGTGGCCAGGATGGTCATGCTCGGCCTCAAGCTCACTGGCAAGCTGCCCTTCAAAGAG GTCTACCTCCATGCCATCGTGCGGGACGCCCACGGCCGGAAGATGAGCAAGTCTCTAGGCAACGTCATTGACCCCCTGGACGTTATCCATGGGGTCTCCCTGCAG GGCCTCCACGACCAGTTACTGAACAGCAACCTGGATCCCAGCGAGgtggagaaagcaaaagagggGCAG AAGGCAGATTTCCCTACGGGGATCCCCGAGTGTGGCACCGATGCGCTCCGGTTTGGACTGTGCGCCTACACGTCCCAGG GCCGTGACATCAACCTGGATGTGAACCGGATATTGGGGTACCGCCATTTCTGCAACAAGCTCTGGAACGCCACCAAGTTTGCCCTCCGTGGCCTTGGGAAGGGTTTCGTGCCCTCACCCACGTCCGAG CCTGGAGGCCACGAGAGCCTGGTGGACCGCTGGATCCGCAGCCGGCTGACCGAAGCTGTGAGGCTCAGCAACCAAGGTTTCCAGGCCTACGACTTCCCGGCTGTCACCACCGCCCAGTACAGCTTCTGGCTCTACGAGCTCTGTGATGTCTACCTG GAGTGCCTGAAGCCTGTGCTGAATGGGGTAGACCTAGTGGCAGCCGAATGCGCCCGCCAGACCCTCTACACCTGCCTGGACGTGGGCCTGCGGCTACTCTCACCCTTCATGCCCTTCGTGACCGAGGAGCTGTTCCAGCGGCTGCCCCGGCGGACACCACAAGCTCCCCCTAGCCTATGCGTCACCGCCTACCCAGAGCCCTCGGAG tGCTCCTGGAAGGACCCTGAGGCAGAAGCTGCCTTCGAGCTGGCCCTGAGCATCACTCGAGCCGTGCGCTCCCTGCGTGCTGACTACAACCTCACCCGGATCAGGCCCGACT GTTTCCTGGAAGTGGCTGacgaggccacaggtgccctggCATCGGCGGTGTCGGGCTACGTGCAGACGCTGGCCAGCGCGGGGATCGTGGCCGTCCTGGCGCTGGGGGCTTCTGCACCCCAGGGCTGCGCTGTGGCTCTGGCCTCTGACCGCTGCTCCGTCCACCTGCAGCTGCAGGGGCTAGTAGACCCAGCCCGGGAGCTGGGCAAACTGCAGGCCAAGCGTGATGAGGCGCAGCGGCAGGCCCAGCGTCTGCGGGAGCGCCGCGCCGCCTCAGGCTACACTGTCAAGGTGCCCCTCAAAGTTCAGGAGGCAGATGAAGCCAAG CTCCAGCAGACAGAAGCAGAGCTCAGGAAGGTTGATGAGGCCATTGCCCTATTTCAGAAGATGCTGTGA